The Pseudomonas azotoformans genome has a segment encoding these proteins:
- a CDS encoding DUF4411 family protein, which translates to MKHLLDSNTLIEAKNRYYGMSICPGYWAWILQQHQALEIASIVPVRDELARGNDDLTQWVKGNAHLFEDSSDEPTQTAFGHIVAKIAQQMPAMKAGAFEEFLEGADPWLIAKAMTTGAVVVTHEVYNPDIKRKFTIPNVCSLFGVPYMNTFELLGKLDARFVLHH; encoded by the coding sequence ATGAAGCATCTACTGGATTCGAATACGCTGATTGAGGCCAAAAATCGCTATTACGGAATGTCGATTTGCCCAGGATATTGGGCGTGGATTCTTCAACAGCATCAGGCTCTGGAAATTGCCAGTATCGTGCCGGTAAGGGATGAATTAGCCAGAGGCAATGATGATTTGACCCAGTGGGTTAAAGGCAACGCGCACCTGTTCGAGGACTCCAGCGATGAGCCAACTCAAACCGCGTTTGGGCATATCGTCGCAAAGATTGCGCAGCAGATGCCTGCAATGAAAGCCGGAGCGTTTGAAGAGTTTCTCGAGGGCGCAGATCCCTGGTTGATTGCCAAGGCAATGACCACCGGCGCAGTGGTCGTCACGCATGAGGTCTACAACCCTGACATCAAGCGTAAGTTCACGATTCCCAATGTGTGTTCTCTGTTTGGCGTGCCTTACATGAACACATTTGAATTACTCGGTAAGCTCGATGCTCGTTTTGTTCTGCATCACTGA
- a CDS encoding GntT/GntP/DsdX family permease, protein MELSTAAWMVHDTRLMFCVLLAIASIIVLISATKLPPFLSILIGTFIAGVGAGLPPEEVAKAFSKGAGAILGEAGIIIALGSMLGALMAESGAADRIATTLLGLGKGKSLPWVMALVAMVIGLPLFFEVGLVMMVPIIFVMAKRSNQPLLKIAIPALAGMTTLHALMPPHPGPLIAVGALHADLGLTMLLGFCIAVPAVILAGPIYGNWLSKRLHVDEPADIGALFSAPPKAPRQPSFAVSLLIILLPVILMLGSTLAKVALPAESTLGLTLKFLGEPLIALGLAVIAAVICLGWAAGMPRTEVGNTLRKALAPIAVLLLTIGAGGGLKQTLLDAGVSQTISKVAEGAHMPYLLLAWLIAVALRQATGSATVATTTTAGILAPMMAGLAATQSSLVALAIGAGSVFFCHVNDAGFWMVREYFGLQLKQTIWVWSVLQTIVSVVGLIGTLLFWHFLT, encoded by the coding sequence TTGGAGTTATCGACTGCCGCGTGGATGGTTCACGACACCCGCCTTATGTTCTGTGTACTGCTGGCCATCGCCAGCATCATCGTGCTGATCAGTGCGACCAAATTGCCGCCGTTCCTGTCGATCCTGATCGGCACGTTCATCGCCGGGGTCGGCGCGGGCCTGCCGCCTGAAGAAGTGGCCAAGGCGTTCAGTAAAGGTGCCGGCGCGATCCTCGGTGAAGCCGGGATCATCATCGCCCTGGGCTCGATGCTCGGCGCGCTGATGGCGGAATCCGGTGCAGCCGACCGCATCGCCACGACCTTGCTCGGGTTGGGCAAGGGCAAGTCACTGCCCTGGGTGATGGCATTGGTGGCCATGGTGATCGGCTTGCCGCTGTTCTTCGAAGTGGGCCTGGTCATGATGGTGCCGATCATCTTTGTGATGGCTAAGCGCTCAAACCAGCCGCTGCTGAAAATCGCCATCCCGGCACTGGCGGGCATGACCACCCTGCACGCCCTGATGCCACCCCATCCAGGGCCACTGATTGCGGTAGGCGCGCTGCACGCCGACCTTGGCCTGACCATGTTGCTGGGTTTCTGCATCGCGGTACCGGCGGTGATCCTGGCGGGCCCGATCTACGGCAACTGGTTGTCCAAGCGCCTGCATGTGGATGAGCCTGCGGATATCGGCGCGCTGTTCAGCGCACCGCCCAAGGCACCGCGCCAGCCGAGTTTTGCAGTGTCGTTGTTGATTATTCTGTTGCCGGTGATTCTGATGTTGGGCAGCACCTTGGCCAAGGTCGCACTGCCGGCTGAAAGCACCCTCGGCCTGACCCTGAAATTCCTTGGCGAACCGCTGATCGCCCTCGGCCTGGCCGTGATCGCCGCCGTCATCTGCCTGGGCTGGGCCGCCGGCATGCCGCGCACCGAGGTCGGCAACACCCTACGCAAGGCCCTCGCGCCCATTGCCGTGTTGCTGCTGACCATCGGCGCCGGCGGCGGCCTCAAGCAAACCCTGTTGGATGCCGGCGTGAGCCAGACCATCAGCAAGGTCGCCGAAGGCGCGCACATGCCCTACCTGCTACTCGCGTGGTTGATTGCAGTTGCGCTGCGCCAAGCCACTGGCTCGGCCACCGTTGCCACGACGACCACCGCCGGCATCCTCGCGCCGATGATGGCAGGTCTCGCGGCGACGCAGAGTTCGTTGGTAGCCTTGGCGATTGGCGCCGGCTCGGTGTTCTTCTGCCACGTCAACGACGCCGGGTTCTGGATGGTGCGTGAATACTTTGGCTTGCAGTTGAAGCAGACGATCTGGGTGTGGTCGGTGTTGCAGACTATTGTTTCGGTGGTTGGCTTGATCGGTACGCTGCTGTTCTGGCACTTCCTGACTTGA
- a CDS encoding TolC family protein, which translates to MAISVRKLLGAGVLWVVASASQAQTLTLDSALQTAFANNPELAAAQWDIDIAQGGRQQAGLIPNPVASWDVEDTRRDSRTTSIKISQALELGGKRGARIDVASRAQDAAALTLEQRRNTLRAEVIDNYYGALRAQERLDLAQRSMTVAERGLVVANGRVTAGKASPVEATRAQVQLSEIRLELDRAQIGLTDAYRRLAASTGSAAPNFQAVATQNPSTPTVPSATQLLARLEQTTELRLAELSIQQNEASVGLEKAQRIPDLDVSIGSQYDASVRERVNLVGVSMPIPLFNRNQGNVLAATRRADQARDLRNATELRLRTETRQALDLWQSANTEVRAFNQQILPAAQSAVDSATRGFEMGKFSFLDVLDAQRTLIAARTQYLNATAQATDAWVRIERIYGDLARF; encoded by the coding sequence ATGGCAATTTCCGTTAGAAAACTTCTGGGGGCGGGCGTGTTGTGGGTGGTTGCCAGCGCGAGCCAGGCACAAACCCTCACCCTCGACTCGGCCCTGCAAACCGCCTTCGCCAACAACCCGGAACTGGCGGCAGCACAATGGGACATCGACATTGCCCAGGGTGGTCGCCAGCAGGCCGGGTTGATCCCCAATCCGGTGGCCTCCTGGGATGTGGAGGACACCCGTCGTGACTCCCGCACCACCAGCATCAAGATCAGCCAGGCCCTGGAACTGGGTGGCAAGCGGGGGGCGCGAATCGACGTGGCGTCCCGCGCCCAGGACGCCGCCGCGCTGACATTGGAGCAGCGCCGCAACACCCTGCGCGCCGAAGTCATCGACAACTACTACGGCGCTTTGCGTGCCCAGGAACGCCTCGACTTGGCGCAGCGTTCCATGACGGTGGCGGAACGCGGGCTGGTTGTCGCCAACGGTCGGGTGACAGCAGGCAAGGCCTCACCGGTGGAGGCCACACGGGCCCAGGTGCAGTTATCGGAGATTCGTCTGGAACTCGACCGCGCGCAGATTGGCCTTACCGATGCCTATCGTCGCCTGGCCGCCAGTACTGGCAGCGCCGCGCCGAACTTCCAGGCCGTCGCCACACAAAACCCGTCAACACCGACCGTGCCGTCGGCCACCCAGTTGCTGGCGCGCCTTGAGCAGACCACCGAGTTGCGCCTGGCCGAACTGAGCATCCAGCAAAACGAAGCCAGCGTTGGCCTGGAAAAAGCCCAGCGCATTCCCGACCTCGACGTGTCCATCGGCAGCCAGTACGACGCCAGCGTGCGCGAGCGGGTGAACCTGGTGGGCGTGTCGATGCCGATCCCATTGTTCAACCGCAACCAGGGCAACGTTCTCGCCGCTACCCGCCGCGCCGATCAGGCCCGCGACCTGCGCAACGCCACCGAACTGCGCCTGCGCACCGAAACCCGCCAGGCCTTGGACCTGTGGCAGTCCGCGAATACCGAGGTGCGCGCGTTTAACCAGCAGATCCTGCCCGCCGCCCAAAGCGCGGTGGACAGCGCCACCCGTGGTTTCGAAATGGGCAAGTTCAGCTTCCTCGACGTGCTGGACGCCCAGCGCACGCTGATCGCGGCCCGCACCCAATACCTCAACGCCACCGCCCAGGCCACCGATGCCTGGGTGCGTATCGAACGGATTTACGGCGACCTCGCCCGGTTTTGA
- a CDS encoding efflux RND transporter periplasmic adaptor subunit, which yields MNNKHGVALAVALSLMLSSFARADEEEGELELTEQQIQAAGIQVAQAQPRSISTLLVLPGEVRFDEDRTSHILPRTAGVVESVKVNLGQSVKKGELLAVIASQQISDQRSELAASERRVELARTTFQRERQLWQDKISAEQDYLLARQALQEAEIALNNARQKMTALSGSAVWVGGNRYELRAPFAGVVVEKHLGVGEVVSETTNAFTLSDLTQVWVTFGVFPKDLNKVRVGKPVKVSSTEMGTEVQGTVAYVGSLLGEQTRTATVRVSVPNPDDAWRPGLFVSVQLATDTFQAKVTVPQEAIQTVEDKPSVFMRTEHGFVTRHLELGASENGYVEVRQGLDAGAQVATVGSFILKSELGKGSAEHAH from the coding sequence ATGAACAACAAACATGGCGTGGCGCTTGCCGTCGCCTTGAGCCTGATGCTGTCCAGCTTTGCAAGGGCCGACGAAGAAGAAGGCGAGCTTGAACTCACCGAGCAGCAGATTCAGGCCGCTGGCATTCAGGTCGCCCAGGCTCAACCGCGTTCGATCAGCACGTTGCTGGTGCTGCCGGGTGAAGTGCGCTTTGACGAAGATCGAACCTCCCACATCCTCCCGCGTACGGCGGGCGTGGTGGAGTCGGTAAAGGTCAACCTCGGCCAATCGGTGAAGAAAGGTGAGCTGTTGGCGGTGATCGCCAGCCAGCAGATTTCCGACCAGCGCAGCGAATTGGCGGCCAGCGAGAGACGGGTCGAACTGGCACGCACCACCTTCCAGCGCGAACGCCAATTGTGGCAAGACAAAATCTCCGCCGAGCAGGATTACCTGCTGGCGCGCCAGGCGCTGCAGGAAGCCGAAATCGCCCTGAACAATGCCCGCCAGAAGATGACGGCTCTCAGTGGCAGCGCCGTATGGGTGGGCGGCAATCGCTATGAGCTGCGTGCGCCGTTCGCTGGCGTGGTGGTGGAAAAACACTTGGGTGTCGGTGAAGTCGTGAGTGAGACCACCAACGCCTTCACTCTTTCGGACTTGACCCAGGTGTGGGTGACGTTCGGCGTGTTTCCCAAGGATTTGAACAAGGTGCGAGTCGGCAAGCCGGTCAAGGTCAGCTCTACGGAAATGGGCACCGAAGTGCAGGGCACTGTGGCCTATGTCGGCAGCCTGCTGGGTGAACAAACCCGTACGGCCACCGTGCGCGTGAGCGTGCCCAACCCTGACGATGCTTGGCGTCCTGGTTTGTTTGTCAGCGTGCAACTGGCCACCGACACGTTCCAGGCCAAGGTCACCGTCCCCCAGGAGGCGATCCAGACCGTCGAGGACAAACCTTCGGTGTTCATGCGCACCGAGCACGGGTTTGTCACCCGTCACCTGGAGCTTGGCGCGAGCGAAAACGGCTACGTCGAAGTACGCCAAGGTCTCGACGCCGGCGCACAGGTGGCCACCGTTGGCAGCTTCATTCTCAAGTCCGAACTGGGCAAAGGCTCGGCCGAACACGCCCATTGA
- a CDS encoding CusA/CzcA family heavy metal efflux RND transporter produces the protein MFERLIQFAIEQRIIVLLAVLLMAGVGIASYQKLPIDAVPDITNVQVQINSAAAGYSPLETEQRITFPIETAMAGLPGLQQTRSLSRSGLSQVTVIFKDGTDLFFARQLVNERLQVAREQLPLGIETAMGPISTGLGEIFLWTVEAKDGALKDDGTPYTPTDLRVIQDWIIKPQLRNVPGVAEINTIGGFAKEYQIAPDPKRLAAYNLTLNDLVTALERNNANVGAGYIERSGEQLLIRAPGQLASIDDIANIVITSSDGTPIRVRNVAQVEIGRELRTGAATENGREVVLGTVFMLIGENSRSVSQAVAKKLEEINRSLPEGVVAVTVYDRTNLVEKAIATVKKNLFEGALLVVAVLFLFLGNIRAALITAMVIPLAMLFTFTGMFTNKVSANLMSLGALDFGIIVDGAVVIVENAIRRLAHAQQRHGRLLTRNERLHEVFAAAKEARRALIFGQLIIMVVYLPIFALTGVAGKMFHPMAFTVVIALLGAMILSVTFVPAAIALFVTGKVKEEENIVMRSARRVYAPVLDWVMARRPLVFGLAVLTIVASGVVASRMGSEFIPSLSEGDFAQQALRVPGTSLTQSVQMQQQLEKTLMAQVPEIERVFARTGTAEIASDPMPPNISDSYVMLKPKDQWPDPKKSRETLIADIQRASAIVPGSAYELSQPIQLRFNELISGVRSDVAVKVFGDDMTVLNKTAGEIAETLQKLSGASEVKVEQTSGLPVLTINIDRDKAARFGLNVGDVQDTIAVAVGGRQAGTLYEGDRRFDMVVRLSDALRTDIDGLSRLLIPVPGNASGQLGFIALSQVASLDLVLGPNQISRENGKRLVIVSANVRGRDIGSFVEEAEAAILAQVKVPAGYWTTWGGQFEQLKEASERLRIVVPVALLLVFGLLFMMFNNLKDGLLVFTGIPFALTGGIMALWLRDIPLSISAGVGFIALSGVAVLNGLVMIAFIRNLREEGRSLSMAINEGALTRLRPVLMTALVASLGFIPMALATGTGAEVQRPLATVVIGGIISSTLLTLLVLPALYQWAHRKDEETPG, from the coding sequence ATGTTTGAGCGCCTTATCCAATTTGCCATCGAGCAGCGCATCATCGTGCTGCTGGCGGTGCTGTTGATGGCCGGTGTCGGCATCGCCAGCTATCAGAAACTGCCCATCGACGCGGTGCCCGACATCACCAACGTGCAGGTGCAGATCAACTCGGCCGCGGCCGGGTATTCACCGTTGGAGACCGAGCAGCGCATCACCTTTCCCATCGAAACCGCCATGGCCGGCTTGCCGGGTTTGCAGCAGACGCGTTCGCTGTCGCGTTCCGGTTTGTCCCAGGTCACGGTGATCTTCAAGGACGGCACGGACCTGTTCTTCGCTCGCCAATTGGTCAATGAGCGCCTGCAAGTTGCCCGTGAGCAATTGCCCCTGGGCATCGAGACGGCGATGGGGCCGATTTCCACCGGGCTGGGGGAAATTTTCCTATGGACCGTCGAGGCCAAGGACGGCGCACTCAAGGACGATGGCACGCCCTACACACCAACCGATCTGCGGGTTATCCAGGACTGGATCATCAAGCCGCAACTGCGCAATGTACCGGGCGTGGCCGAGATCAACACCATCGGCGGCTTCGCCAAGGAATACCAGATTGCACCCGACCCCAAGCGCCTGGCCGCCTACAACCTGACCTTGAATGACCTGGTCACGGCGCTGGAACGCAATAACGCCAACGTCGGCGCCGGCTATATCGAGCGCAGCGGCGAGCAACTGCTGATCCGTGCGCCGGGGCAATTGGCGTCCATCGACGACATCGCCAATATCGTCATCACCAGTTCGGATGGCACGCCGATTCGCGTGCGCAATGTGGCCCAGGTCGAGATCGGCCGTGAGCTGCGTACCGGTGCCGCCACCGAAAATGGCCGCGAAGTGGTGCTGGGCACGGTATTCATGTTAATCGGCGAAAACAGCCGCAGCGTGTCCCAGGCCGTGGCGAAAAAACTTGAAGAGATCAACCGTTCGCTGCCTGAAGGCGTGGTCGCCGTCACCGTCTACGACCGCACCAACCTCGTCGAAAAAGCCATCGCCACCGTGAAGAAAAACCTCTTCGAAGGTGCGCTGCTGGTGGTCGCGGTGCTGTTCCTGTTCCTCGGTAATATCCGCGCCGCGCTGATCACCGCGATGGTGATTCCCCTGGCGATGCTGTTCACCTTTACCGGGATGTTCACCAACAAGGTCAGTGCCAATTTGATGAGTCTCGGCGCGCTGGACTTCGGCATCATCGTCGACGGCGCGGTGGTGATCGTCGAGAACGCTATCCGCCGCTTGGCTCATGCCCAGCAGCGCCATGGACGACTGCTGACCCGCAACGAGCGCCTGCACGAAGTGTTCGCCGCCGCCAAGGAAGCACGGCGGGCGCTGATCTTTGGCCAACTGATCATCATGGTGGTGTACCTGCCGATCTTCGCCCTCACCGGGGTGGCCGGGAAGATGTTTCATCCCATGGCGTTTACCGTGGTGATTGCCCTGCTGGGCGCGATGATTCTGTCGGTGACCTTTGTCCCGGCGGCGATTGCGCTGTTCGTCACCGGCAAGGTCAAGGAAGAAGAAAATATCGTCATGCGCAGCGCGCGTCGGGTCTATGCACCGGTGCTCGACTGGGTGATGGCGCGCCGTCCGCTGGTGTTCGGCCTGGCCGTGTTGACCATCGTTGCGTCAGGCGTTGTCGCCAGCCGCATGGGCAGCGAATTTATCCCCAGCCTCAGCGAAGGCGATTTTGCCCAGCAGGCCCTGCGCGTGCCCGGCACCAGCCTGACGCAGTCGGTGCAGATGCAGCAGCAACTGGAAAAAACCTTGATGGCCCAGGTGCCGGAAATCGAGCGGGTCTTCGCGCGCACTGGCACTGCGGAAATTGCTTCGGATCCGATGCCACCGAACATTTCCGACAGCTACGTGATGCTCAAACCCAAGGACCAATGGCCGGATCCCAAGAAGTCCCGCGAAACCCTGATCGCTGATATCCAGCGTGCCAGTGCGATTGTGCCGGGCAGTGCGTACGAGTTGTCGCAGCCGATCCAACTGCGTTTCAACGAGCTGATTTCCGGGGTGCGCAGCGATGTGGCGGTGAAGGTGTTCGGCGATGACATGACGGTGCTCAACAAGACCGCCGGGGAAATCGCCGAGACCCTGCAAAAGCTTAGTGGCGCCTCGGAGGTCAAGGTTGAACAAACCTCTGGCCTGCCGGTACTGACCATCAATATCGACCGCGACAAGGCCGCGCGATTTGGCCTGAACGTGGGGGATGTGCAGGACACCATCGCCGTCGCTGTCGGAGGGCGTCAGGCCGGTACGTTGTACGAAGGCGACCGGCGTTTCGACATGGTCGTGCGTTTGTCCGACGCGTTGCGCACCGATATCGACGGGCTGTCGCGGCTGTTGATACCGGTGCCGGGTAATGCGTCTGGCCAATTGGGTTTCATTGCGTTGTCCCAAGTGGCCAGCCTGGACCTGGTGCTCGGCCCGAACCAGATCAGCCGCGAGAATGGCAAGCGCCTGGTGATCGTTAGCGCCAACGTGCGGGGACGGGATATCGGTTCGTTCGTCGAGGAAGCCGAGGCGGCCATCCTCGCTCAGGTGAAAGTGCCAGCGGGCTACTGGACCACCTGGGGCGGCCAGTTCGAACAGCTGAAGGAAGCCTCCGAGCGCTTGCGCATCGTGGTGCCGGTGGCGCTGCTGCTGGTGTTTGGCTTGCTGTTCATGATGTTCAACAACCTCAAGGATGGCCTGCTGGTGTTTACCGGCATTCCATTCGCCTTGACCGGTGGGATCATGGCGTTGTGGCTGCGGGATATTCCGCTGTCGATCTCGGCGGGGGTGGGCTTTATTGCCTTGTCCGGCGTGGCGGTGTTGAACGGCCTGGTGATGATTGCGTTCATCCGCAACCTGCGCGAGGAAGGGCGCTCGTTGTCGATGGCAATCAACGAAGGCGCGCTGACCCGGCTGCGTCCGGTGTTGATGACCGCGTTGGTGGCGTCCCTCGGATTTATCCCCATGGCGCTCGCCACCGGCACCGGCGCTGAGGTGCAGCGGCCGCTGGCGACGGTGGTGATCGGCGGGATTATTTCTTCTACGTTGCTGACCTTGCTGGTGCTGCCGGCGTTGTATCAATGGGCGCATCGCAAGGACGAGGAAACACCAGGCTGA
- a CDS encoding heavy metal sensor histidine kinase yields MKTSSLSMRLGLTVSLMGAGLVVLLASLAYLALTHELDKLARKGLENKMEQLAHTLNQGLDEHRITNRPHSLLDLVMGHDNIYLTILGARPDAPVLLSVGAKPQQPLLLDVPTGKNLAYLNWVDGQGNRILSATRLMPLQGGEYVRVLLSLDRSDDEALLSAYLRSTVIALPMLLILIGMGAWWLVQRGLAPLQQFSRVAAKVTTQDLTHRLSLDNLPKELGELAEGINVMLHRLDAGVQQLSQFSDDLAHELRAPLTNLMGKAQVTLSRERPSQEYKASLESCTEEMERLSRIVSDMLFLAQVSHPAARAGFAPVSLAQEAQRVMELFALSAEDKHITLSLRGDAWVMGDRLMIQRAISNLLSNAIRHTPDASSVLLLVESYDQNVSLSVGNPGRGIEAHHLPHLFERFYRADNSRARAEGGTGLGLAIVQSIMRLHQGHADVSSQPGRFTRFSLVFPRPCDAPIDTTPAAPARSAT; encoded by the coding sequence ATGAAGACCAGCAGCCTGTCGATGCGCCTGGGGCTGACGGTCAGCCTGATGGGCGCCGGATTGGTGGTGCTGCTGGCGAGCCTGGCATACCTGGCCCTGACGCACGAACTGGACAAGCTCGCGCGCAAGGGCCTGGAAAACAAAATGGAGCAACTGGCCCATACCCTCAACCAGGGCCTCGATGAACACCGCATCACCAACCGTCCTCATTCACTGCTGGACCTGGTGATGGGCCACGACAACATCTACCTGACCATCCTCGGCGCAAGGCCCGATGCACCGGTACTGCTCAGCGTCGGCGCCAAGCCCCAGCAACCGCTGCTGCTTGACGTGCCCACCGGCAAAAACCTCGCCTATTTGAACTGGGTCGATGGCCAGGGCAATCGCATCCTCAGTGCGACGCGCCTGATGCCCTTGCAAGGGGGCGAGTATGTCCGCGTGCTGCTATCGCTGGACCGCTCCGATGATGAAGCGTTGCTCAGTGCTTATCTGCGCTCCACGGTAATCGCCCTGCCGATGTTGCTGATCCTGATCGGCATGGGCGCCTGGTGGCTGGTGCAGCGCGGGCTCGCGCCGTTGCAACAGTTCAGCCGCGTGGCGGCCAAGGTCACGACCCAGGACCTGACCCATCGCCTGTCCCTGGACAACCTGCCCAAGGAGCTGGGCGAATTGGCCGAGGGCATCAACGTTATGCTGCATCGCCTCGACGCCGGGGTGCAGCAACTGTCGCAGTTCTCCGACGACCTGGCCCACGAACTGCGCGCGCCGTTGACCAACCTGATGGGCAAGGCCCAGGTGACCTTGTCCCGCGAGCGGCCTTCGCAGGAATACAAAGCCAGCCTGGAATCCTGCACCGAGGAAATGGAGCGCCTGTCGCGGATTGTCTCGGACATGTTGTTCCTCGCTCAGGTCAGCCATCCCGCCGCGCGCGCCGGTTTTGCCCCGGTGTCGCTGGCACAGGAAGCACAGCGGGTGATGGAGCTGTTCGCCCTCAGCGCCGAAGACAAGCACATCACCCTGAGCCTGCGCGGCGATGCCTGGGTGATGGGGGATCGCCTGATGATCCAGCGCGCCATCTCCAACCTGCTGTCCAATGCCATTCGCCACACCCCCGATGCTTCCAGTGTGTTGCTGCTGGTGGAAAGCTACGACCAGAACGTGTCGCTGTCGGTGGGCAACCCAGGGCGCGGTATCGAAGCCCATCACCTGCCCCACCTGTTCGAACGTTTCTACCGCGCCGACAACAGCCGCGCCCGTGCCGAAGGCGGCACCGGCCTTGGGCTGGCGATTGTGCAGTCGATCATGCGCCTGCATCAGGGGCACGCCGACGTCAGCAGCCAGCCGGGCCGGTTTACACGGTTCAGCCTGGTGTTTCCTCGTCCTTGCGATGCGCCCATTGATACAACGCCGGCAGCACCAGCAAGGTCAGCAACGTAG
- a CDS encoding heavy metal response regulator transcription factor — MRILVVEDEQKTADYLQQGLTESGYVVDCAASGIDGLHLARQHSYELVILDVNLPNTDGWEVLEQLRRDGNQRVMMLTARGRLADKIKGLDMGADDYLVKPFEFPELLARVRTLLRRSEHIPLPDVLRVSDLELDPRRHRAYRGNRRIDLTTKEFALLHVLMRQAGEVMTRTQIISLVWDMNFDCDTNVVEVSISRLRGKVDDQSEVKLIHTIRGVGYVLEARP; from the coding sequence ATGCGTATCCTTGTGGTTGAGGACGAACAAAAAACCGCCGACTACCTGCAGCAAGGCCTGACCGAAAGCGGTTATGTGGTCGATTGCGCCGCCAGCGGCATTGATGGCCTGCACCTGGCCAGGCAACACAGCTATGAATTGGTGATCCTCGACGTCAACTTGCCCAACACCGACGGCTGGGAAGTGCTGGAACAACTGCGCCGCGACGGCAACCAGCGCGTAATGATGCTCACCGCGCGCGGCCGGCTGGCCGACAAGATCAAGGGACTGGACATGGGCGCCGATGATTACCTGGTCAAGCCCTTCGAATTTCCCGAGCTGCTGGCCCGTGTGCGCACTTTGTTGCGGCGCAGCGAGCACATCCCGCTGCCAGACGTGCTGCGCGTCTCGGACCTGGAACTGGACCCCCGCCGACACCGTGCCTATCGCGGCAATCGTCGGATTGACCTGACCACCAAGGAATTCGCCCTGTTGCACGTACTGATGCGCCAGGCCGGCGAAGTGATGACCCGCACGCAGATCATCTCGCTGGTCTGGGACATGAACTTCGACTGCGACACCAATGTGGTGGAAGTCTCCATCAGCCGTCTGCGCGGCAAGGTCGATGACCAGAGCGAGGTGAAGTTGATCCATACCATTCGCGGTGTAGGTTATGTGCTGGAGGCGCGCCCATGA
- a CDS encoding OprD family porin, with the protein MRIRHYSLPLSLCAALPLAAVAAQEKPEGFIEGSSFNVLARNFYFNRDDRKGQSSPTGNGYSEAWAQGLIGRFESGFTQGTVGFGLDAFAMVGVKLDSGTGRSGGKGSFGVLPVDSDNRPEDSYSKFGGAAKLRVLDTVIKAGDVFPLTPVVAYGDSRVLPESFRGVTAQNTSLEGLSLQGGRLSGMSQPTQSGMDKGFATFYAGPVDSPWIGYFGGDYTVNKNLSVSLYSSRLKDAWDQYYFGTAGNYPLGEDVSLFGDFNYYKAVDEGKKLLGEFDNNIWSARLGVKVGAHSLAVSHQRNNGDDDFDYLRQSDSIFLNNSIQYSDFNSPKERSWMLRYDLDMQAFGIPGLSFMTRYGKGTGADYSNANAVYMRRDAAGNPLTDQRRWERDIEAKYVVQGGRLKDLSLRLRQATVRSSAFESDLEEVRLIVEYPIAVL; encoded by the coding sequence ATGCGTATCCGTCACTACAGCCTTCCCCTTTCACTGTGCGCCGCCTTGCCCTTGGCCGCCGTGGCGGCGCAAGAGAAACCCGAGGGGTTTATCGAAGGCAGCAGCTTCAACGTGCTGGCACGTAATTTCTACTTCAACCGCGATGATCGCAAGGGCCAGTCCAGCCCCACCGGCAACGGCTACTCAGAAGCCTGGGCGCAGGGATTGATTGGGCGCTTCGAATCCGGTTTTACCCAGGGCACCGTGGGGTTTGGCCTGGACGCATTCGCCATGGTCGGCGTGAAGCTGGATTCGGGCACCGGCCGCAGCGGTGGCAAAGGCTCGTTCGGCGTATTGCCGGTGGACAGCGATAACCGCCCGGAAGACAGCTACAGCAAATTCGGTGGCGCCGCGAAATTGCGTGTGCTGGATACCGTGATCAAGGCCGGCGATGTATTCCCGCTGACCCCGGTCGTGGCTTACGGAGATTCACGTGTTTTGCCGGAAAGCTTTCGCGGCGTCACCGCGCAAAACACCAGCCTTGAGGGCCTGAGTTTGCAGGGTGGGCGCTTGAGCGGCATGAGCCAGCCGACGCAAAGCGGCATGGACAAGGGCTTTGCCACCTTCTACGCAGGCCCGGTCGACTCGCCCTGGATCGGCTATTTCGGCGGCGACTACACCGTCAACAAAAACCTCAGCGTCAGCCTCTACAGCAGCCGCTTGAAAGACGCCTGGGACCAATACTACTTCGGCACCGCCGGCAACTATCCACTGGGCGAAGACGTCTCGCTGTTCGGCGACTTCAACTACTACAAGGCTGTGGACGAAGGTAAAAAGCTGCTGGGCGAATTCGACAACAACATCTGGAGCGCCAGGCTCGGGGTCAAGGTCGGCGCCCACAGCCTAGCCGTCTCGCACCAACGCAACAATGGCGATGACGACTTCGATTACCTGCGCCAGTCCGACTCGATCTTCCTCAACAACTCGATCCAGTACAGCGACTTCAACTCGCCCAAGGAACGCTCGTGGATGCTGCGCTACGACCTGGACATGCAGGCGTTCGGCATTCCTGGTTTGTCGTTCATGACCCGCTACGGCAAAGGCACCGGCGCTGACTACAGCAACGCCAACGCGGTGTACATGCGCCGTGACGCGGCCGGCAACCCGCTCACCGATCAACGCCGCTGGGAGCGGGACATCGAGGCCAAATATGTGGTGCAAGGTGGCCGCTTGAAGGACTTATCGCTGCGACTGCGCCAGGCGACAGTGCGCTCAAGTGCATTTGAATCGGACCTGGAAGAAGTTCGCTTGATTGTCGAGTATCCCATTGCCGTGCTTTAA